The following coding sequences lie in one Pontibacter sp. G13 genomic window:
- a CDS encoding Gfo/Idh/MocA family oxidoreductase — MESKDTRRSFLKKTALAAGAVTYAMTAKSYANILGANDRIRVAMIGCNRRFNGLAPAVGRMKNAEISYVCDVDARRQEKAVGKVKEWTGTAPKAEKDLRKILEDQQVDAIFNATPDHWHAAGAWLAMQAGKHVYLEKPSHHNPKEGELLMAYQEKFNRLVQVGNQQRSSAQSQEVIKAIHDGEIGRAYHAVAFYSNKRGRVPNPQEVDVPEWLDWELFQGPAPRRPYLDVLGDYNWHWFWHWGTAETGNNALHELDIARWALQVEYPNEVKVFAAKQHFQDDGWTMYDTMDANFTFEGEKTIKWDGKSRNGFGTYKAGRGTIIYGTEGTVWMDRGGYKMYDRSGKLVNEAKMNGNEGGTNLGGGGDLTTRHVRNFFESIRGKEKLNSPITEGAVSTQLCHYANISYRLGNAALEIDPQTGHFAKGKVMKQYWGRDYEKGWEPPRIS; from the coding sequence ATGGAATCAAAAGATACTCGTAGGTCTTTCCTCAAGAAGACCGCATTGGCTGCAGGAGCTGTCACGTATGCGATGACCGCCAAAAGCTACGCCAACATCCTCGGTGCCAATGACCGCATTCGTGTGGCCATGATTGGTTGCAACCGCCGATTCAATGGATTGGCACCCGCTGTAGGCAGAATGAAAAATGCCGAAATCTCCTATGTGTGCGATGTAGATGCACGTCGCCAGGAAAAGGCCGTCGGAAAGGTCAAGGAATGGACTGGAACTGCCCCCAAAGCAGAAAAGGATCTCCGCAAGATCCTAGAAGATCAGCAGGTCGATGCCATCTTCAATGCCACTCCGGACCATTGGCACGCTGCGGGAGCATGGTTGGCGATGCAAGCAGGCAAGCACGTTTATCTGGAAAAACCCTCCCATCACAATCCCAAAGAAGGCGAGCTCCTGATGGCGTACCAAGAGAAATTCAATCGATTGGTACAGGTAGGAAACCAACAGCGTTCTTCCGCACAATCCCAAGAAGTGATCAAGGCGATTCACGATGGTGAGATCGGCAGAGCGTATCACGCTGTCGCATTTTATAGCAACAAACGTGGCAGAGTTCCAAACCCGCAAGAGGTGGATGTCCCCGAATGGCTGGACTGGGAACTCTTCCAAGGACCCGCTCCAAGAAGACCTTATCTCGATGTCTTGGGAGACTACAATTGGCACTGGTTCTGGCACTGGGGAACTGCCGAGACTGGCAACAACGCCCTTCATGAGCTGGATATCGCTCGCTGGGCCCTTCAGGTGGAATATCCCAATGAAGTAAAGGTGTTTGCCGCCAAGCAGCATTTCCAAGACGACGGTTGGACCATGTATGACACGATGGATGCCAATTTCACCTTCGAAGGGGAAAAGACCATCAAGTGGGATGGCAAGAGCCGAAATGGATTCGGAACCTACAAGGCAGGCCGTGGAACCATCATTTATGGAACCGAGGGAACGGTTTGGATGGATCGTGGTGGATACAAAATGTACGACCGGTCCGGCAAACTTGTCAATGAAGCCAAGATGAACGGCAATGAAGGAGGTACCAATCTTGGCGGTGGCGGAGACCTTACTACGCGCCATGTACGCAATTTCTTTGAATCGATCCGAGGCAAGGAAAAACTGAACTCTCCGATCACGGAGGGAGCTGTCAGCACCCAATTGTGCCATTACGCGAACATATCGTACCGATTGGGCAATGCCGCCTTGGAAATCGATCCCCAAACAGGACACTTTGCAAAAGGCAAGGTCATGAAACAATACTGGGGACGAGACTACGAAAAAGGCTGGGAGCCTCCTCGAATCTCCTAG
- a CDS encoding c-type cytochrome, with amino-acid sequence MYRFLLFACMTGLMLGEGCSEAPRQDYPDDQIDSGFQIQVVAQSPQIIAPVAMDMDEEGRLWVVEMQSYMTDIAGNEEEAPNSRIVILSDLDDDGVFEAQQTFLDSLVLPRAICLAYGGLLYAEAPNLWFVELEGLKPGARTLVDSAYVRGGNVEHQPNALTWHVDNWIYSAKSSVRYRRLNGQWIKEQTAFRGQWGLTADAKGRLFYNNNSAILQGDAMLPNAVDRESPAYRQFLDPDQIHIYPLHATSVNRGYVEGTLDELGRLKRMTSAAGPVIYQGNHFPEQYHGHVFTPEPGANLIKRTQLVDSMGMLMLQEVNPGQEFYATRDEAFRPVNLYNSLDGAMYVVDMHRGIIQHSTYMTAYLREEILRKGLDEITQHGQILKITYPDRKLDEFDFSSPAACMAAFSHDNGLVRLKAQHVLISENQQALVPQLWQILLNKAVSTHARVHALWTLEGLDALETDPLWELTTSVPDELLVHVLRCLQIIPGNPPSNWQRYWDSMISRGQVDIDRMLTAGVVSLPFSETWEALYNSESAHLSNDKIIAHTVLSRQGRRERFAQDSVWQETQEAIAEAIERKKLAKKNRGNHGFLGRGLTLFRTHCATCHGTDGGGVEGLAPPLLKSEYITESKDRLALVLLHGLKGPIHVRGKRYEFAAVMPGLATNSEFTDRKVADLVGYLRNTFGDDRSGMDPSRISELREEGPESGGMFREHELLSR; translated from the coding sequence ATGTATCGATTTCTGCTGTTTGCCTGTATGACGGGCCTTATGTTGGGAGAGGGTTGCTCCGAAGCTCCGAGACAGGATTATCCTGATGATCAAATTGATTCCGGCTTCCAGATTCAAGTAGTGGCTCAATCTCCCCAGATCATTGCTCCGGTTGCGATGGATATGGATGAGGAGGGAAGACTTTGGGTCGTGGAGATGCAGAGCTACATGACTGACATTGCCGGGAATGAGGAAGAAGCGCCCAATAGCCGGATTGTGATTCTGAGCGATCTGGATGATGATGGAGTATTCGAAGCCCAACAGACGTTTTTGGATAGTCTCGTCTTGCCGAGGGCGATCTGTCTAGCCTATGGCGGGTTGTTGTATGCCGAAGCGCCCAATCTTTGGTTTGTGGAATTGGAAGGATTGAAACCCGGAGCACGGACCTTGGTGGACAGTGCCTATGTCCGGGGCGGGAATGTCGAGCATCAACCCAATGCATTGACTTGGCATGTGGACAACTGGATTTACAGCGCCAAGTCCAGTGTCCGGTATCGAAGGCTAAATGGACAATGGATCAAGGAGCAGACCGCCTTCCGAGGACAATGGGGCCTCACTGCCGATGCCAAGGGCCGATTGTTTTACAACAACAACTCGGCGATTCTCCAAGGGGATGCTATGCTTCCCAATGCCGTGGATAGAGAAAGTCCTGCCTACAGACAGTTTTTGGACCCTGATCAGATTCACATTTATCCGCTCCATGCCACCAGTGTGAATCGTGGATATGTGGAAGGAACACTCGATGAATTAGGCAGGCTCAAGCGAATGACCTCAGCTGCCGGGCCTGTCATCTATCAGGGAAATCATTTCCCTGAGCAGTATCATGGGCATGTATTCACACCAGAACCGGGTGCTAATTTGATCAAACGCACACAGTTGGTGGATTCCATGGGGATGCTTATGCTCCAAGAAGTGAATCCCGGCCAAGAGTTCTATGCGACTCGCGACGAGGCTTTTCGCCCGGTGAATCTCTACAACAGCTTGGATGGAGCCATGTATGTCGTAGATATGCACCGCGGGATCATCCAGCATAGCACCTACATGACGGCATATCTACGAGAGGAAATCCTGAGAAAGGGTTTGGACGAAATCACGCAGCACGGACAAATCCTCAAGATCACCTATCCGGACAGAAAACTGGATGAGTTCGATTTTTCTTCCCCTGCGGCCTGCATGGCGGCTTTTTCTCATGATAACGGTCTCGTACGACTCAAAGCCCAACATGTACTGATCAGTGAAAACCAGCAGGCATTGGTACCCCAGCTATGGCAAATTCTCCTGAATAAGGCGGTCTCTACACATGCTCGTGTGCATGCACTCTGGACTTTGGAAGGGTTGGATGCGCTGGAAACCGATCCCCTTTGGGAGCTCACCACTTCCGTCCCAGATGAACTATTGGTTCATGTCCTAAGGTGCTTGCAGATTATCCCCGGGAATCCGCCTAGTAATTGGCAGCGCTATTGGGACAGCATGATTTCGAGAGGTCAAGTGGACATCGATCGAATGCTCACGGCCGGAGTGGTTTCCTTGCCATTCTCGGAAACTTGGGAGGCGTTGTACAATTCTGAATCAGCCCATTTGTCGAATGACAAAATCATCGCCCATACGGTCTTGAGTCGCCAAGGACGACGGGAGCGATTTGCGCAGGATTCGGTATGGCAGGAAACTCAAGAAGCCATAGCAGAAGCTATCGAGCGGAAGAAGTTGGCCAAGAAGAACCGTGGGAACCACGGATTTCTGGGAAGGGGACTAACGCTATTCCGGACCCATTGTGCAACCTGCCACGGGACCGATGGGGGAGGGGTGGAAGGCCTCGCGCCACCGCTTTTGAAGTCAGAATACATTACCGAGTCCAAAGACAGATTGGCGCTGGTTCTGCTTCATGGTTTGAAGGGACCGATTCATGTGAG